The Leadbettera azotonutricia ZAS-9 genome has a window encoding:
- a CDS encoding 6-hydroxymethylpterin diphosphokinase MptE-like protein, whose amino-acid sequence MSSSTSGTPISASPELPRELPARRGFSVTYLGKALLSRIDPIAQAERLVSALPVKDRTLYLCPSPLYGYGLDLLLGKLGNNSVVLCIEADEQLYDLSVRNMGALLGRAKSSIALVKAGSGAGPELCRYVRSKWGERRFRRVEMLRLSMGWQLFPEAYSGIAEDLRSDMATGWGNAMTLIKLGRLYARNAVRNLRLLPRLHDISSLDYGGSPVLVLGAGPSLDKVLDGVISFFGDKALQPESRPFRIICADTCIPCLKDRSIMPDLVAILESQHWNLRDFSGVSGWGASAALDLSSLPASARVLAGKAYIFMTPWTGLRLFNRLAEKSLLPTSMSPMGSVGLTAVELARLLSGGPIITGGIDFSFTMDSYHARSSPGHLYKLASLNRFASPLNAAAAFRQGCFPVQSKSGIPVRSDPAMRNYRELFEQEFSKDSGIFDIEGPGLALGVRTLTLDKAVRVLAQGTYVPCNDSPAPMPKANLNAFIEQEKNLLLRLRDYLTGTESGEDSFDGLLDECDYLWAHFPECAGTGGRRPPSSDLSFLKRVRAEIDPFIKLWDMTLREIENI is encoded by the coding sequence ATGTCTTCCAGCACATCTGGAACACCAATTAGCGCTTCCCCTGAATTGCCCCGGGAGCTTCCTGCCCGCCGGGGCTTTTCAGTCACTTACCTTGGGAAGGCGCTCCTATCCCGCATCGATCCTATAGCCCAGGCTGAACGCCTTGTTTCGGCGCTTCCCGTAAAAGACCGCACCCTTTACCTCTGCCCCTCCCCTCTTTACGGGTACGGCCTTGATCTGCTCCTCGGCAAGCTTGGAAACAATTCTGTCGTGCTCTGCATCGAGGCTGACGAACAGCTCTATGATTTGTCAGTCAGGAATATGGGGGCCCTTTTGGGCAGGGCCAAGAGCAGCATTGCCCTGGTTAAGGCCGGCAGCGGGGCAGGCCCCGAGCTTTGCAGGTATGTACGCAGCAAATGGGGCGAACGGCGTTTCCGCCGCGTAGAAATGCTGCGCCTCTCTATGGGCTGGCAGCTTTTCCCGGAGGCTTACAGCGGCATTGCCGAGGATCTGCGCAGCGACATGGCAACCGGCTGGGGTAATGCCATGACCCTCATAAAACTTGGCCGCCTCTACGCGCGGAATGCGGTAAGGAACCTGCGCCTGCTCCCCAGGCTGCATGATATTTCCAGCCTCGACTATGGCGGTTCCCCTGTGCTGGTTTTAGGCGCAGGACCTTCCCTGGACAAAGTTTTGGACGGGGTGATTTCTTTTTTTGGGGATAAAGCCCTTCAGCCTGAATCAAGGCCCTTCAGGATAATCTGCGCCGACACCTGCATACCTTGCCTCAAAGACCGTTCCATCATGCCCGACCTTGTGGCGATCCTTGAAAGCCAGCACTGGAATTTGAGGGATTTTTCCGGCGTCTCGGGGTGGGGCGCCTCTGCGGCTTTGGATCTTTCAAGCCTCCCCGCTTCCGCAAGGGTACTGGCGGGCAAAGCCTATATCTTCATGACCCCCTGGACTGGCCTGCGCCTCTTTAACCGCCTTGCGGAAAAATCCCTGCTCCCCACAAGCATGAGCCCCATGGGTTCGGTGGGCCTCACCGCCGTTGAATTGGCAAGGCTGCTCTCCGGGGGTCCCATCATAACCGGGGGCATCGACTTTTCCTTTACCATGGACAGCTACCATGCCCGCTCCTCCCCCGGACACCTATACAAGCTTGCTTCGCTAAACCGTTTCGCTTCACCCCTCAATGCAGCGGCGGCGTTCAGGCAGGGCTGCTTTCCGGTTCAATCCAAAAGCGGAATCCCTGTGCGGAGCGATCCTGCCATGCGGAACTACCGGGAACTGTTCGAACAGGAGTTTTCAAAGGATTCAGGCATTTTCGACATTGAAGGGCCGGGGCTTGCGCTGGGGGTAAGGACATTGACCCTTGACAAGGCCGTCAGGGTATTGGCACAGGGAACATATGTCCCTTGCAATGATTCGCCAGCGCCTATGCCAAAAGCGAATCTTAACGCCTTCATTGAACAGGAAAAAAACCTGCTTCTGAGGCTGCGGGATTATCTTACAGGGACGGAATCCGGGGAGGACAGTTTTGACGGGCTTCTGGATGAATGCGATTACCTGTGGGCCCATTTCCCCGAATGCGCGGGCACAGGGGGCAGGCGGCCGCCTTCGTCGGATTTGTCATTCCTGAAACGGGTGCGGGCCGAGATCGATCCTTTCATCAAACTATGGGATATGACTTTACGAGAAATTGAAAACATCTGA
- a CDS encoding D-lyxose/D-mannose family sugar isomerase, whose translation MKRSEINHYIKDAKEFIRKNGFHLPPFAFWSPDEWKGKGSEYDEIQNNQLGWDLTDFGSGDYEKIGLFLFTIRNGNYHDPANKKTYAEKLMIGLPSQVTPYHYHKAKMEDIINRGGEGQLCIRVYGSIGPRELDEKSPVPVAVDGRNFTVPAGTVIRLSQGESISLSRGVFHEFWADKSTLLLGEVSMVNDDHTDNYFLKDQGRFPEIIEDEKPLHLLVGDYEKYRG comes from the coding sequence ATGAAGAGATCAGAAATCAATCATTATATCAAAGATGCAAAGGAGTTCATCAGGAAGAACGGATTCCATCTTCCGCCCTTTGCATTCTGGAGCCCCGATGAATGGAAGGGCAAGGGCTCTGAGTACGACGAGATTCAGAACAACCAGCTGGGCTGGGATCTGACCGACTTTGGCAGCGGGGATTATGAAAAGATCGGCCTCTTCCTTTTTACCATACGGAACGGCAACTATCACGACCCGGCAAACAAAAAGACCTATGCGGAAAAGCTCATGATAGGTCTCCCGAGCCAGGTGACGCCCTACCATTATCACAAGGCCAAGATGGAAGACATCATCAACCGGGGGGGCGAGGGCCAGCTCTGCATCAGGGTTTACGGCTCTATCGGCCCCCGGGAACTGGACGAAAAATCCCCTGTCCCTGTGGCAGTGGACGGCAGGAATTTCACCGTACCCGCAGGCACGGTAATACGGCTTTCCCAGGGCGAAAGCATCAGCCTCTCCAGGGGGGTGTTCCACGAATTCTGGGCGGACAAATCCACCCTGCTTTTAGGCGAGGTCTCCATGGTCAACGATGATCATACGGATAACTACTTCTTGAAGGATCAGGGGCGTTTCCCCGAGATCATCGAGGACGAAAAGCCGCTGCACCTGCTGGTGGGGGACTACGAGAAATACAGGGGATAG
- the lepA gene encoding translation elongation factor 4 yields the protein MAEIQYIRNFCIIAHIDHGKSTLADRLIQKGHLVEDRDFQDQILDNMDIERERGITIKSQAVTIPYTAADGHEYELNLVDTPGHVDFTYEVSRAINSCEGALLLVDATQGVQAQTLSNMYLALEHNLEIVPVINKIDMQAADINMARKQIDKDLGLDSSEALLVSARTGQGVDELFEAIVKRFPPPAGKVDAPLRALIFDCHYDPYRGVVVHVRLFDGTLKKGMKIRFMYNGTEYDVETVGVFKLALVETEELKAGDVGYFIAGVRTVSDVRVGDTVTGAENPCEKALPGFREIKPVVFSSIYPVDSNDYEELKTSIEKLKLNDASLVYEKDSSAALGFGFRCGFLGLLHLEVIQERLEREFDQSVIFTAPSVKYKVYVRNGPTAEEIMVDNPADYPGDGRVESADEPYIRASIITPTTFVGNIMTLCNEKRGVQTNMTYLDEKRVELVYNMPLAEVLFDFYDRLKSISRGYASFDYDITEYKKTDLVKLDILLNGKAVDALSQLVFRDNAQARARMVCERLQEEIPRQQFKIPIQGAIGSQVIARETVNALRKDVLAKCYGGDISRKRKLLEKQKEGKKRMKMVGDVELPQSAFLAVLKSKDE from the coding sequence ATGGCCGAGATACAATACATACGCAATTTCTGCATCATTGCCCACATCGATCACGGAAAGTCCACCCTTGCCGACCGGCTCATCCAAAAAGGCCATCTTGTAGAAGACCGCGATTTTCAGGATCAGATCCTGGACAACATGGACATAGAGCGGGAACGGGGCATCACCATCAAGAGCCAGGCAGTCACTATCCCCTATACAGCGGCAGACGGCCATGAATACGAACTCAACCTGGTAGATACTCCGGGGCATGTGGACTTTACCTACGAGGTGTCCAGGGCAATCAATTCCTGCGAAGGGGCACTGCTCCTGGTGGACGCAACCCAAGGCGTGCAGGCCCAGACCCTCTCCAACATGTACCTTGCCCTGGAGCACAATCTCGAAATCGTCCCAGTGATCAACAAGATAGACATGCAGGCCGCGGACATCAACATGGCCAGGAAGCAGATCGACAAAGACTTAGGGCTTGATTCTTCGGAGGCCCTCCTGGTCTCCGCCCGCACCGGGCAGGGGGTGGACGAGCTTTTCGAGGCCATCGTGAAACGCTTCCCCCCGCCTGCGGGAAAAGTGGATGCCCCCCTGCGGGCACTTATCTTCGACTGCCATTACGACCCCTACAGGGGCGTGGTTGTGCATGTGCGCCTTTTTGACGGAACCCTTAAAAAGGGGATGAAGATACGCTTTATGTACAACGGCACCGAGTACGATGTTGAGACTGTCGGCGTCTTCAAGCTTGCGCTCGTCGAGACTGAAGAGCTGAAAGCCGGCGATGTAGGCTACTTTATCGCCGGGGTCAGGACTGTGAGCGATGTCAGGGTAGGCGACACGGTAACAGGCGCGGAAAATCCCTGCGAAAAAGCCCTTCCGGGTTTCCGCGAAATCAAGCCCGTGGTGTTCTCGTCCATATACCCTGTGGATTCAAACGATTATGAAGAACTCAAAACCAGCATCGAAAAGCTCAAGCTCAACGATGCCTCCCTGGTGTACGAAAAAGATTCTTCCGCCGCCCTGGGCTTCGGCTTCCGCTGCGGCTTTTTGGGCCTTCTCCACCTGGAAGTGATACAGGAACGGCTCGAAAGGGAATTCGATCAGAGCGTGATCTTCACCGCCCCTTCGGTTAAATACAAGGTGTACGTGAGGAACGGGCCAACAGCCGAAGAAATCATGGTGGACAATCCTGCCGATTACCCCGGCGATGGCCGTGTCGAAAGCGCCGATGAACCCTACATTCGCGCATCCATCATTACCCCCACAACCTTTGTCGGGAACATCATGACCTTGTGCAATGAGAAGCGGGGAGTGCAGACAAACATGACCTACCTGGACGAGAAGCGCGTGGAACTCGTCTATAATATGCCCCTTGCGGAAGTGCTCTTCGATTTTTACGATCGCCTAAAAAGCATAAGCCGGGGCTATGCCTCTTTCGATTATGACATCACTGAATACAAGAAAACGGATCTGGTAAAGCTCGACATACTCCTCAACGGCAAGGCTGTGGACGCCCTGTCCCAGCTCGTGTTCAGGGACAATGCCCAGGCAAGGGCCCGCATGGTCTGCGAACGGCTCCAGGAAGAAATCCCCCGCCAGCAGTTCAAGATCCCCATACAGGGCGCCATAGGCAGCCAGGTCATAGCCCGCGAAACCGTGAATGCCCTGCGCAAGGACGTCTTGGCCAAATGCTACGGCGGCGACATCAGCCGCAAGCGCAAGCTCCTGGAAAAACAAAAAGAAGGCAAGAAGCGCATGAAGATGGTAGGGGATGTCGAGCTGCCGCAAAGCGCGTTCCTGGCAGTGCTGAAATCCAAGGACGAATAA
- a CDS encoding FHIPEP family type III secretion protein: MGDELDSTQETLKALEPYISACDAFVASSEGYITGLRYDDDFMFAPLIIVMEQGPMAEAISGFAKKTGLPIIDNVMLARNLFSYGKLGQPVPELCYREIMAAFSRLKLKKVPLSVRNRRIKPIKRPRLLTIEMGQTLWDFLGIEGFPQGDADAMADSLAAPLNKIRKRLCRLMGFVVPRIRVSRNPRLNRGEYRILLKGLEAGRRQLDLDWYGSDGLGFNAELIHGAARIVAAAIVRHVDEIALKRAPDFLGRDEVQQILDTAEAKYPVVTGEVKNLLSLGSIRDILRGLLSEQVSIRHMPAILETLADWGSFGPAPNDVIIEQIRQSLKRQICLDYAGDGQVLRVLTLETNLEQSFADRLLPKENETPASDDWLDIFSPAIKGMEDKGLPPIILCSPMARSWLKEITRKKFPNLAVLSYIEIPPDINVEPVGEIRLEEGAF, translated from the coding sequence ATGGGTGACGAACTGGACAGCACACAAGAAACTCTGAAGGCCCTTGAACCTTATATAAGCGCGTGCGACGCCTTTGTGGCAAGCTCCGAAGGCTATATCACCGGGCTGCGCTATGATGACGATTTTATGTTCGCCCCCCTTATCATTGTCATGGAGCAGGGCCCCATGGCGGAAGCAATCTCGGGCTTTGCAAAAAAGACGGGCTTGCCCATCATCGATAATGTCATGCTTGCCCGCAACCTCTTTAGCTACGGCAAACTTGGCCAGCCTGTCCCGGAGCTTTGCTATCGTGAAATCATGGCCGCCTTTTCAAGGTTGAAGTTGAAGAAGGTTCCCCTGTCGGTCAGGAACAGAAGGATTAAGCCAATAAAGAGGCCCCGGCTTCTGACTATAGAAATGGGCCAAACCCTCTGGGATTTTCTGGGGATTGAAGGCTTTCCCCAGGGGGACGCTGATGCTATGGCAGATTCCCTGGCAGCGCCTTTAAATAAAATCAGGAAACGGCTTTGCCGCCTTATGGGTTTTGTGGTTCCCCGCATCCGGGTCTCCAGGAACCCCCGCCTAAATCGGGGCGAATACCGCATACTGCTCAAGGGACTTGAAGCAGGGAGAAGGCAGCTCGACCTGGACTGGTATGGTTCCGATGGCCTGGGCTTTAATGCCGAGCTAATCCACGGAGCCGCAAGAATCGTCGCAGCCGCAATTGTCCGCCATGTGGACGAAATCGCCCTGAAGCGGGCGCCCGACTTTTTGGGCCGCGACGAAGTCCAGCAAATCCTGGACACAGCCGAAGCCAAGTACCCTGTGGTTACGGGGGAAGTGAAAAACCTTCTAAGCCTTGGGAGCATCCGGGACATATTGAGGGGTCTCTTAAGCGAGCAGGTTTCCATACGCCACATGCCGGCCATACTCGAAACCCTGGCCGACTGGGGCAGTTTTGGCCCTGCCCCCAACGATGTGATCATCGAGCAGATACGCCAGTCGTTAAAACGGCAGATTTGCCTTGACTATGCAGGGGATGGGCAGGTGCTCAGGGTCCTTACCCTGGAAACGAACCTGGAACAGAGTTTTGCCGACAGGCTTCTGCCCAAAGAAAACGAAACCCCCGCAAGCGATGACTGGCTCGATATTTTTTCCCCTGCGATTAAAGGCATGGAAGACAAGGGCCTTCCGCCCATTATACTCTGCTCCCCCATGGCCCGGAGCTGGCTCAAGGAAATTACCCGGAAAAAATTCCCCAACCTGGCGGTTCTGTCCTATATCGAAATTCCCCCGGACATCAATGTCGAGCCTGTAGGAGAAATCAGGCTTGAAGAGGGCGCCTTTTAA
- a CDS encoding S1C family serine protease has translation MAFKNLKWAPAFILALCAILLSCTTQAQAERRLVQPKSVSAFRLDDMAKFASSDPARAIHLLEVYKSIYGPGSVNPEGEDPEIQERLASLREEASGNLKASQIKAIQEKRWADAASLARSLSSLGISVENTGDEPDLVLEYAKQQLEEGNMLPAFLAAVRSHELKPLEYEDILLFLEKAVAARQRRTAAFFLSIINANDTVPSELRAYAEGRDLPQDMIKGVATVWVDRGYRITRGRGVPDRVLGSAFFVDASGFLITNYHVIASEVDPKYEGYSRMFIRMGDSASARIPAKVVGWDKAMDLALIKAEFTPEYIYSVVDRVIPNVGDTIYAIGSPGGLEKTVTQGIVSALGRRYLQIGDVIQIDAAVNHGNSGGPVIDMTGRLVGIVFAGIEQYPGLNFAVPAERLAAALPAMIAGGKAERPWLGLSVSENTAGAEIIYVAPSTPASDQQIKEGSVIKSINGIAASAPQGTLIPTLQDLLFPLRPGELVTMEIADSEGNVKPMLIQVTARPEIPLAEAAKKDSKERIAAPLFGLILTTAANGSTFASYQIKRVVRGSVADEAGLSENDPVSIRGFRILENEGYALMEINVKKRRLGYMETSMQLPALLDSPDTL, from the coding sequence ATGGCTTTTAAGAATTTAAAATGGGCTCCCGCTTTTATATTGGCCCTGTGCGCTATCCTGCTTTCCTGTACTACCCAGGCCCAGGCTGAACGCCGCCTTGTCCAGCCTAAATCGGTAAGCGCCTTCAGGCTGGACGATATGGCTAAATTCGCTTCCAGCGATCCTGCCAGGGCAATACATCTTCTCGAAGTATATAAATCAATCTACGGCCCGGGAAGCGTAAACCCCGAGGGGGAAGATCCGGAAATTCAGGAGAGGCTGGCCAGCCTTAGGGAAGAAGCTTCCGGGAACCTTAAAGCTTCCCAGATCAAGGCAATCCAGGAAAAACGATGGGCCGATGCTGCCTCCCTGGCGCGATCTCTTTCGAGCCTGGGCATCTCCGTGGAAAACACGGGAGACGAGCCCGACCTGGTCCTGGAATATGCCAAACAGCAGCTTGAAGAGGGGAACATGCTTCCCGCCTTTTTGGCTGCCGTGAGGTCCCATGAACTTAAGCCCCTGGAATACGAGGATATCCTCCTCTTCCTCGAAAAAGCAGTGGCTGCCAGGCAGCGCCGCACAGCGGCTTTCTTTTTAAGCATCATTAATGCCAATGATACTGTCCCCTCCGAACTCCGTGCCTATGCAGAAGGCCGCGATCTTCCCCAGGATATGATCAAGGGAGTGGCAACAGTCTGGGTTGATCGAGGCTACCGTATAACCCGGGGCAGGGGCGTGCCTGACCGGGTGCTGGGATCGGCCTTTTTTGTGGATGCCTCGGGCTTCCTTATCACCAATTACCATGTAATAGCCAGCGAAGTGGATCCCAAATACGAGGGCTATTCCCGTATGTTCATACGTATGGGGGATTCAGCCAGCGCCCGCATTCCGGCCAAAGTGGTAGGCTGGGACAAGGCCATGGATCTTGCCCTGATAAAGGCCGAATTTACACCCGAGTACATCTATTCGGTGGTGGACAGGGTCATCCCCAACGTGGGGGATACAATCTATGCTATAGGTTCCCCTGGGGGCCTTGAAAAAACTGTAACCCAGGGCATAGTTTCGGCTCTTGGCCGCCGTTACCTGCAAATTGGGGATGTGATCCAGATTGACGCCGCAGTGAACCACGGGAATTCGGGAGGGCCTGTAATCGACATGACTGGTCGCCTTGTGGGCATAGTTTTTGCCGGCATAGAACAGTACCCAGGCCTTAATTTCGCGGTCCCTGCGGAAAGGCTGGCAGCAGCCCTGCCGGCCATGATTGCAGGGGGCAAGGCCGAGCGCCCCTGGCTGGGGCTTTCGGTGAGCGAAAACACCGCCGGCGCCGAAATTATCTATGTAGCCCCTTCAACCCCTGCTTCGGATCAGCAGATCAAAGAAGGTTCCGTCATTAAATCCATCAACGGCATTGCCGCAAGCGCCCCCCAGGGTACCTTGATACCAACCCTGCAGGATCTGCTTTTCCCCCTGAGGCCCGGGGAATTGGTGACCATGGAGATTGCCGATTCGGAAGGGAACGTGAAGCCGATGCTCATCCAGGTGACGGCCAGGCCCGAAATCCCCCTGGCAGAGGCCGCCAAAAAGGACAGCAAAGAGCGCATAGCCGCCCCCCTTTTCGGCCTTATCCTGACTACCGCTGCAAACGGTTCAACCTTTGCGTCTTACCAGATTAAGAGGGTAGTCCGGGGCTCGGTGGCTGACGAAGCGGGGCTTTCGGAGAACGATCCTGTTTCCATCAGGGGGTTCAGGATACTGGAAAATGAAGGGTATGCCCTTATGGAAATCAATGTAAAAAAACGCCGGCTGGGCTACATGGAAACCAGCATGCAGCTCCCCGCCTTGCTGGATTCACCTGATACATTGTAG
- the ftsH gene encoding ATP-dependent zinc metalloprotease FtsH: protein MFDDQKDKIPPRLSPGKPNRFALVFFLAMVVLFIAYFFRNNDGPARQEIPYSEFTRSLELGELTAVTIHENNTIEGIRQVSGTRQNFKTLIPYQDPALLPMLREKGISVSGAVSQISPLRIFLEILPWIIGFGFIWFMFRNMQGSGNKAFQFGKSRAKRYHDEGRKITFADVAGQKDAKYELQEVVAFLKEPQKFTKMGARIPKGVLLVGMPGTGKTLMARAVAGEAGVAYFHMSGSDFVEMFVGVGASRVRDLFDQGRKSAPCIIFIDELDAVGRTRGAGYGGGHDEREQTLNQLLVEMDGFDSKDGVIILAATNRPDVLDPALLRPGRFDRQVVVAMPDIKEREDILKIHSAKIPLSAGVDLVRIARATPGMSGADIANLVNEAALFAARQDKKEVEMPDFEEARDKILMGVARTTLVISDKERRMTAVHEAGHALLHYFLKDADPLHKVTIVPHGRALGMAMSLPVEDSYSRTKGWIQDRIVICYGGWVSEKIFYDETTTGTKQDLEQATDMARRMVCEWGMADEMGPVTYGQEDEPIFLGKEIARHKDYSEDTAHRIDKAVKEILDAGRIKADDILRSNRDKLEKLSEALLVQETLIDDQIRSLLGFPPRETPASLATPSPASGA, encoded by the coding sequence ATGTTCGACGATCAGAAAGATAAGATTCCGCCCCGCCTGAGCCCAGGCAAGCCAAACAGGTTTGCCCTGGTTTTTTTCCTGGCTATGGTGGTTCTTTTTATTGCGTATTTTTTCAGGAACAACGATGGGCCTGCCAGGCAGGAAATACCCTATTCTGAATTTACCCGATCTCTGGAGCTGGGCGAGCTTACAGCAGTTACCATTCATGAAAACAACACCATCGAAGGCATACGCCAGGTCAGCGGGACAAGGCAGAATTTCAAGACCCTCATCCCCTATCAGGACCCGGCCCTGCTCCCCATGCTGAGGGAAAAGGGCATCAGTGTTTCCGGGGCTGTCTCCCAGATCAGCCCTTTGCGGATCTTTTTGGAGATACTTCCCTGGATCATAGGCTTCGGCTTTATCTGGTTCATGTTCAGGAATATGCAGGGCTCGGGGAACAAGGCATTCCAGTTTGGGAAGAGTCGGGCCAAGCGCTACCATGACGAGGGCAGGAAGATCACCTTTGCCGATGTGGCAGGCCAAAAGGACGCCAAGTACGAATTGCAGGAAGTGGTGGCTTTCCTCAAGGAGCCCCAGAAATTCACCAAGATGGGCGCAAGGATACCCAAGGGCGTGCTTCTTGTGGGCATGCCGGGCACAGGCAAAACCCTCATGGCCAGGGCAGTGGCAGGGGAAGCCGGCGTTGCCTACTTCCACATGTCAGGTTCCGACTTTGTCGAGATGTTCGTGGGCGTTGGCGCAAGCAGGGTGAGGGATCTTTTTGATCAGGGCCGCAAGAGCGCGCCCTGCATCATCTTTATTGACGAGCTTGACGCGGTAGGCCGCACCAGAGGCGCAGGTTACGGCGGAGGCCACGACGAGCGTGAGCAGACCCTGAACCAGCTTTTGGTGGAAATGGATGGCTTTGACTCCAAGGACGGGGTGATAATCCTGGCCGCCACCAACAGACCCGATGTGCTGGACCCAGCCCTTTTAAGACCCGGTCGGTTTGACCGTCAGGTAGTGGTTGCTATGCCGGATATTAAAGAACGGGAAGACATACTCAAAATACACTCCGCCAAGATCCCCCTTTCAGCAGGTGTGGATCTGGTGCGCATTGCCAGGGCAACCCCGGGCATGAGCGGCGCGGACATTGCGAACCTCGTGAACGAGGCCGCATTGTTCGCTGCCCGACAGGACAAGAAAGAAGTGGAGATGCCCGACTTTGAAGAGGCCAGGGACAAGATACTCATGGGGGTCGCCAGGACTACTTTGGTGATTTCCGACAAAGAGCGGCGCATGACTGCCGTGCACGAAGCAGGCCATGCCCTGCTTCACTACTTCCTCAAGGACGCAGATCCTCTCCACAAGGTGACCATAGTCCCCCATGGAAGGGCCCTGGGCATGGCTATGTCCCTGCCCGTGGAGGACAGCTACAGCCGAACCAAGGGCTGGATACAGGACCGTATAGTTATCTGTTACGGCGGTTGGGTGTCGGAGAAAATCTTCTACGACGAGACCACCACAGGTACCAAGCAAGATCTGGAGCAGGCTACTGACATGGCCCGCCGCATGGTCTGCGAATGGGGCATGGCCGACGAAATGGGGCCTGTGACCTATGGCCAGGAAGACGAACCTATTTTCCTGGGCAAGGAAATCGCCAGGCATAAGGATTATTCTGAAGATACTGCCCACCGCATCGATAAGGCCGTCAAGGAGATTCTTGATGCAGGCAGGATCAAGGCGGATGATATACTCCGTTCCAACAGGGACAAGCTTGAAAAGCTCTCCGAGGCGCTCCTGGTACAGGAAACCCTGATTGATGATCAGATTCGTTCGCTGCTGGGTTTCCCGCCCCGGGAGACCCCGGCATCCCTTGCCACGCCAAGTCCTGCGTCCGGAGCGTAA
- the tilS gene encoding tRNA lysidine(34) synthetase TilS: protein MNSFEAAVSAGLGDWPRGTVFIAAVSGGADSVSMLSALASLRQEKGFILHCVHVEHGMRAPDESLADAGAVEELCGKLDVACKVVSVGKGKVARAAWEKGIGVEAAARLYRHRILRREARLLKAERVLIAHTRDDLLETALMRMLKGSGPGGLAAMPRERGLILRPLLELGRKEVLAYLDEKNISYCTDSTNSDTKYLRNRIRLKLMPCMDDLFPSWRRGVEALGETQALAAGFLSSEASRRLEWKKDGGGLSMLAEKFLAEPLIIQEEAVFGAADLLAVRAAVPRRASLRRFLAGLPGGALASDLGPIRVEIRGNKLYAMPSDREKGEKGFSLLIKGPGSYNLKGWFTVEAGADGDTSMETGEGSVFFASYPLVLRPGRKDEAILKTRQKGRFQGTMECVAAEDCEGLAALIGAGKLLYGREEAPGYSKFIISGGIDVRRSER from the coding sequence ATGAATTCTTTTGAAGCCGCGGTAAGTGCTGGTCTTGGGGATTGGCCCAGGGGAACAGTGTTTATTGCGGCTGTGTCGGGGGGAGCTGACTCTGTCTCCATGCTCTCTGCGCTGGCTTCTTTGCGGCAGGAGAAAGGTTTCATACTCCATTGCGTTCATGTGGAGCATGGTATGAGAGCCCCTGATGAAAGCTTGGCTGACGCTGGGGCTGTGGAAGAACTTTGCGGAAAGCTTGATGTGGCATGCAAGGTGGTTTCCGTAGGGAAGGGGAAGGTCGCCAGGGCTGCATGGGAGAAGGGCATTGGGGTTGAAGCTGCGGCGCGGTTGTACCGGCACCGTATCTTGCGCAGGGAGGCCCGTCTGTTAAAAGCTGAAAGGGTTTTGATAGCCCATACCAGGGATGACCTCCTTGAAACTGCATTGATGCGCATGCTTAAAGGTTCAGGGCCGGGGGGGCTGGCTGCGATGCCCAGGGAAAGGGGGCTTATACTGCGGCCACTTTTGGAATTGGGCAGGAAGGAAGTTCTTGCCTATCTCGATGAAAAAAATATTTCTTATTGTACGGATTCCACCAATTCAGACACAAAATACCTCCGCAACAGGATACGGTTAAAGCTCATGCCTTGCATGGATGATCTTTTCCCCTCGTGGCGCAGAGGGGTGGAGGCGCTGGGGGAGACCCAGGCCCTGGCGGCGGGTTTTTTGTCTAGCGAGGCTTCCAGACGATTGGAATGGAAAAAAGACGGGGGAGGGCTTTCTATGCTGGCGGAGAAATTTTTGGCCGAGCCCTTGATTATTCAGGAAGAGGCTGTTTTCGGGGCGGCGGATCTTTTGGCTGTCCGGGCCGCTGTTCCCCGGCGGGCAAGCCTCCGCCGTTTCCTTGCAGGGCTTCCCGGGGGGGCTTTGGCCTCTGATCTTGGGCCCATCAGGGTTGAGATACGGGGAAACAAGCTTTATGCAATGCCTTCTGACCGGGAAAAAGGAGAGAAGGGCTTTTCGCTGTTGATCAAAGGCCCCGGCTCTTATAATCTTAAAGGATGGTTTACTGTTGAGGCAGGGGCTGACGGCGATACCTCAATGGAAACCGGCGAGGGGAGTGTTTTTTTTGCTTCCTATCCCCTGGTTTTGCGGCCCGGCCGCAAGGACGAGGCCATCCTTAAGACAAGACAAAAAGGCCGTTTTCAGGGTACAATGGAATGTGTCGCTGCCGAAGATTGCGAAGGGCTTGCTGCCCTTATCGGCGCCGGGAAGCTGCTTTATGGCAGAGAGGAAGCCCCGGGATATTCAAAGTTCATTATTTCCGGGGGTATAGATGTTCGACGATCAGAAAGATAA